A stretch of Equus caballus isolate H_3958 breed thoroughbred chromosome 11, TB-T2T, whole genome shotgun sequence DNA encodes these proteins:
- the TLCD3A gene encoding TLC domain-containing protein 3A isoform X3 — MLLTLTWGALFFPGLFALCTWGLRRARPEWTDTDCVMISTRLVSSVQAVLATGSGIIIIRSCSDVITDS; from the exons ATGCTGCTGACGCTGACCTGGGGCGCACTCTTCTTCCCCGGGCTCTTCGCGCTCTGCACCTGGGGGCTGCGCCGCGCGCGGCCCGAATGGACCGACACCGACTGCGTGATGATCAGCACCAG GCTGGTTTCTTCAGTCCAGGCTGTGTTGGCCACCGGGTCAGGGATCATCATCATCCGCTCCTGTAGCGACGTGATCACCGACAG CTAA
- the GEMIN4 gene encoding gem-associated protein 4, translating into MDLGPLNICEEMTILHGGFLLAEQLFRPKALAELTKSDWEHVGRPIVEALREISSTACSQPFAWKKKALIIIWAKVLQPYPVTPSDTETRWQEDVFFSVGNMIPTINHTVLFELLKSLEASGLFIQLLMALPTTICRAELEHFLEHMMIDTSSKDVAFFLDVWWEMMKHKGNQQDPLLSQFRTMAHKYLSSTDEFSHPPKRFKSDPDVCPTMPLLAMLLTGLKQIQNRILCPGMKCCALANLADMLTVFALMEDDPQEVSATVYLDKLATVISVWNSDTQNPYHQQALAEKVKEAERDVSLSSLAKLPSETIFVGFEFLRSLLREWGEELQTMLNSSQGTNYDSYRLCDSLTSFSQNLKLYLNTTGLSKEERQVVSELAECVEDFLRKTNRVLKNKGFEQDITASIAMAIIEQKMDRHMEMCYIFASEKKWAFSDEWLACLVNNQALFREPDLVLKLLETVIEVSTTDRAIPEPQLKQVINLILECYADLSLPDKNKVLSGVLLSWGRKGLSEKLLAYLEGFQEDLNTTFNQLAQSASEQGLAKAVASVARLVILHPEMTVKKMCSMAVVNLGTHKFLAQILTAFPALRFTEEQGPDPSITFMVSCLKDTVWTKFSTPKEEKQFLELLGYLVRPVKPQGIPVAALLEPDEVLKEFVLPFLMLDVEEVDLSLKIFIQTLEANACLEEYWLQTCSPFPLIFSLCQLLDCFSKYWQLPKEKRCLSLDGKDLVIHILELLCETVLANAKTFSPDTWIKSLSWLHRKLEQLDWTVGLRLKNFFEGHFKCEVPATLFEICKLSEDEWTSQAHPGYGPGTGLLAWMECCYISSSISERMLSLLVVDVGNPEEVRLFSKGFLVALVQVMPWCSPQEWQYLYQLTRRLLEKQLLHVPYSLEYIQFVPLLNLKPFAQELQLSVLFLRAFQFLCSQSCRNWLPMEGWSHVVKLLCGSLTNLLESVRLIQSVGPWAQGQEQDLTQETLFFYTQVFCHVLHIMAMLHQEVCEPLYVLALEILTCYETLSKTNPSVSSLLQKVNEQRFLKSIAENISPEERRQTLLQKISNF; encoded by the exons ATGGACCTAG GACCCTTGAATATCTGTGAAGAAATGACTATTCTGCATGGGGGCTTCTTGCTGGCTGAGCAGCTGTTCCGCCCCAAAGCATTGGCAGAATTGACAAAGTCTGACTGGGAGCATGTTGGGCGGCCCATTGTGGAGGCCTTGAGGGAGATCTCCTCCACAGCATGCTCCCAACCCTTCGCCTGGAAGAAGAAAGCTCTGATCATCATCTGGGCAAAAGTTCTTCAGCCTTACCCTGTCACCCCTTCTGACACTGAAACTCGGTGGCAGGAAGATGTGTTCTTCTCCGTAGGCAACATGATCCCTACCATCAATCACACGGTCCTTTTTGAGCTGCTCAAGTCCCTGGAAGCTTCTGGACTCTTTATCCAGCTCCTAATGGCCCTGCCCACCACCATCTGCCGTGCAGAACTAGAGCACTTTTTGGAGCACATGATGATTGACACTTCGTCAAAGGATGTGGCCTTTTTCCTTGATGTCTGGTGGGAAATGATGAAGCACAAGGGCAATCAGCAGGACCCCCTGCTCTCTCAGTTTAGGACAATGGCCCATAAGTACTTGTCCTCTACAGATGAGTTCTCCCATCCTCCAAAGAGGTTTAAGTCAGACCCAGATGTGTGTCCTACCATGCCACTGTTGGCCATGCTGCTTACGGGGCTGAAGCAAATTCAAAATAGAATCCTGTGCCCTGGGATGAAGTGCTGTGCATTAGCCAACTTGGCTGACATGCTCACTGTGTTTGCACTGATGGAGGACGACCCCCAGGAAGTGTCTGCAACTGTATATCTAGACAAACTGGCCACAGTGATCTCCGTGTGGAATTCAGACACCCAGAACCCATATCACCAACAGGCACTGGCAGAGAAGGTAAAGGAGGCAGAACGGGACGTCAGCCTGAGCTCACTGGCCAAACTCCCGAGCGAGACGATTTTCGTGGGGTTTGAGTTCCTGCGCAGCCTGCTGCGGGAGTGGGGGGAAGAGCTGCAGACCATGCTCAATAGCAGCCAAGGGACCAATTATGACAGCTATCGGCTGTGTGACAGTCTGACTTCCTTCAGCCAGAACCTGAAGCTGTACCTGAATACCACGGGCTTGTCCAAGGAGGAGAGGCAGGTAGTCTCCGAGCTGGCAGAGTGTGTCGAGGACTTCCTGAGGAAAACAAACAGGGTACTGAAGAACAAGGGCTTCGAGCAGGACATCACCGCCTCGATCGCCATGGCCATTATTGAGCAGAAGATGGACCGGCATATGGAAATGTGCTACATTTTTGCTTCTGAGAAGAAGTGGGCCTTCTCAGACGAGTGGCTAGCATGCCTGGTTAATAACCAGGCTCTCTTCCGAGAGCCAGACTTGGTGTTAAAGCTGCTGGAAACAGTGATAGAAGTCAGCACGACAGACAGAGCCATCCCCGAACCTCAGCTCAAACAAGTGATCAACTTGATCCTGGAATGTTATGCAGACCTGTCACTTCCAGATAAAAATAAAGTCCTCTCAGGTGTCCTGCTTTCCTGGGGGCGAAAGGGCCTCTCTGAGAAGTTGCTAGCTTACTTGGAGGGGTTTCAGGAAGACCTCAATACGACTTTCAACCAGCTTGCTCAGAGTGCCTCTGAACAGGGCTTGGCTAAAGCTGTAGCTTCTGTGGCCCGCCTGGTAATACTGCACCCGGAGATGACAGTGAAGAAAATGTGCAGCATGGCTGTGGTCAATCTCGGCACCCATAAGTTCCTGGCTCAGATTCTCACTGCCTTCCCGGCCCTTAGGTTCACAGAAGAGCAGGGTCCAGATCCATCCATCACTTTCATGGTGTCATGCCTCAAAGACACTGTGTGGACAAAGTTCTCTACACCCAAGGAAGAAAAGCAGTTCTTGGAGCTCCTGGGCTACCTGGTGAGGCCTGTGAAGCCCCAGGGGATTCCAGTTGCTGCTCTTCTTGAGCCAGATGAGGTGCTAAAGGAGTTTGTCCTGCCTTTCTTGATGCTAGATGTTGAAGAGGTGGACCTCAGTCTGAAGATCTTCATCCAGACTCTTGAAGCCAAtgcgtgcctggaggaatactgGCTCCAGACGTGTTCTCCATTCCCCCTCATCTTCAGCTTGTGCCAGCTCCTGGATTGCTTTAGCAAGTACTGGCAGCTCCCCAAGGAGAAGCGCTGCCTCTCCTTGGATGGCAAGGATCTGGTGATCCATATTCTGGAGCTCCTCTGTGAGACTGTATTAGCTAATGCCAAGACCTTCTCCCCAGACACCTGGATCAAGTCCTTGTCCTGGCTCCACCGGAAGTTGGAGCAACTAGACTGGACTGTGGGCCTGAGACTGAAAAACTTCTTTGAGGGCCACTTCAAGTGTGAGGTGCCAGCCACACTTTTTGAGATCTGTAAGCTCTCTGAGGATGAGTGGACCTCCCAGGCCCACCCTGGCTATGGGCCAGGCACAGGGCTTCTTGCCTGGATGGAGTGCTGCTACATCTCCAGCAGCATCTCTGAACGGATGCTCTCCCTCCTGGTGGTAGATGTGGGTAACCCTGAGGAGGTCAGATTGTTCAGCAAGGGCTTTCTGGTGGCCCTGGTGCAAGTCATGCCTTGGTGCAGCCCCCAAGAGTGGCAGTACCTTTACCAGTTGACCAGGAGACTGTTGGAGAAACAGCTCCTGCATGTCCCTTATAGCCTGGAATATATTCAGTTTGTTCCTCTGCTCAACCTGAAGCCCTTTGCGCAGGAGCTCCAACTCTCCGTACTCTTCCTGAGAgctttccagtttctctgcagCCAGAGTTGTCGTAATTGGCTTCCTATGGAAGGCTGGAGCCATGTAGTCAAACTCCTCTGTGGCAGTCTGACCAACCTCCTGGAATCAGTGAGGTTAATACAGTCAGTTGGCCCATGGGCCCAAGGACAAGAACAGGACCTGACTCAGGAGACCCTGTTTTTTTACACTCAGGTATTCTGTCATGTTCTGCACATCATGGCCATGCTCCACCAAGAGGTGTGTGAACCACTCTACGTTTTGGCCTTGGAAATCCTCACCTGCTACGAAACGCTGAGCAAGACCAACCCTTCTGTTAGCTCCTTGCTCCAGAAGGTAAATGAGCAGCGCTTCTTAAAGTCCATTGCCGAGAACATCAGCCCTGAGGAGCGGCGCCAAACCTTGCTGCAGAAGATCAGCAACTTCTGA
- the TLCD3A gene encoding TLC domain-containing protein 3A isoform X1, which yields MLLTLTWGALFFPGLFALCTWGLRRARPEWTDTDCVMISTRLVSSVQAVLATGSGIIIIRSCSDVITDRHWLAREYIWFLVPYMIYDTYAMYLCEWYRTRDQNHRHSLTTFQNFLSKNRLMITHHAVILFVLVPVAQKLRGDLGDFFVGCIFTAELSTPFVSLGRVLIQLKQQHSLLYKVNGILTLTTFLSCRILLFPFMYWSYGRQQGLSLLRVPFSIPFYCNVANAFLIAPQIYWFSLLCKKAARLFDTPPAKKDG from the exons ATGCTGCTGACGCTGACCTGGGGCGCACTCTTCTTCCCCGGGCTCTTCGCGCTCTGCACCTGGGGGCTGCGCCGCGCGCGGCCCGAATGGACCGACACCGACTGCGTGATGATCAGCACCAG GCTGGTTTCTTCAGTCCAGGCTGTGTTGGCCACCGGGTCAGGGATCATCATCATCCGCTCCTGTAGCGACGTGATCACCGACAG GCACTGGCTTGCCCGAGAATATATCTGGTTTTTGGTTCCATACATGATCTATGACACCTACGCCATGTACCTCTGTGAATGGTACCGAACCAGAGACCAGAACCACAGACATTCCCTCACAACTTTTCAGAACTTCCTAAGTAAAAACCGCCTCATGATCACGCACCATGCAGTCATTCTGTTTGTCCTTGTCCCCGTTGCACAG AAGCTCAGGGGAGACCTTGGGGACTTCTTTGTTGGCTGCATCTTCACAGCAGAACTGAGCACTCCATTTGTGTCGCTGGGCAGAGTTCTGATTCAG CTAAAGCAGCAGCACAGCCTTCTGTACAAGGTGAACGGGATTCTCACGCTGACCACCTTCCTCTCCTGTCGGATCCTTCTGTTCCCCTTCATGTACTGGTCCTACGGCCGACAGCAGGGACTCAGCCTGCTCCGAGTGCCATTCAGTATCCCCTTCTACTGCAACGTGGCCAACGCCTTCCTCATTGCTCCTCAGATCTACTGGTTCTCTCTGCTGTGCAAGAAGGCAGCCCGGCTCTTTGACACTCCCCCAGCCAAAAAAGATGGTTAA
- the TLCD3A gene encoding TLC domain-containing protein 3A isoform X2 gives MLLTLTWGALFFPGLFALCTWGLRRARPEWTDTDCVMISTRLVSSVQAVLATGSGIIIIRSCSDVITDRSSGETLGTSLLAASSQQN, from the exons ATGCTGCTGACGCTGACCTGGGGCGCACTCTTCTTCCCCGGGCTCTTCGCGCTCTGCACCTGGGGGCTGCGCCGCGCGCGGCCCGAATGGACCGACACCGACTGCGTGATGATCAGCACCAG GCTGGTTTCTTCAGTCCAGGCTGTGTTGGCCACCGGGTCAGGGATCATCATCATCCGCTCCTGTAGCGACGTGATCACCGACAG AAGCTCAGGGGAGACCTTGGGGACTTCTTTGTTGGCTGCATCTTCACAGCAGAACTGA